In Bacteroidota bacterium, the following proteins share a genomic window:
- a CDS encoding trypsin-like serine protease, whose product MFFDFFSERGPSVSSGSGVIISKEGYIVTNQHVIKNSDRVEVVVNNRKKNYKATIIGTDPSSDLALLKIEAENLPFLEFSNSDMVDVGEWVLAVGNPFNLTSTVTSGIVSAKGRNINVSKEHFPIESFIQTDAAINPGNSGGALVNLDGKLIGINSAIISRTGSYAGYGFAIPSNIVSKIVNDLKEFGMVQRAFIESEIIDIDEQLASKLGDENTTGVYLNKIVAEGNADLAGLKKEDIIIRFNEANIKDRAGFDELLAYRRPGEKARLEVLRSGKIIKLEITLVNSEGKTELLKNTMIVSDRLGASFKSLSKIDKQYFGIDYGVRVNNIKAGMMKDLNLPNDFIILHVNNQKFDNAKELVQVLENSRGWISVKGITPEGWIVTRSIRVY is encoded by the coding sequence ATGTTTTTTGATTTTTTTAGCGAAAGAGGTCCTTCTGTTTCATCAGGTTCAGGCGTCATAATTTCCAAAGAAGGATATATTGTGACCAATCAGCATGTGATCAAGAATTCGGATCGGGTTGAAGTGGTTGTAAACAATAGAAAAAAGAATTATAAAGCAACAATTATTGGTACCGATCCTTCATCCGATTTAGCGTTGCTGAAAATTGAAGCAGAAAATCTTCCGTTTTTAGAATTCTCTAATTCTGATATGGTTGATGTTGGCGAATGGGTGCTTGCAGTTGGTAACCCATTTAATCTCACCTCAACGGTTACATCAGGTATTGTAAGCGCTAAAGGGCGAAATATTAATGTTTCCAAAGAGCATTTTCCGATTGAATCTTTCATTCAAACGGATGCTGCAATAAATCCGGGAAATAGTGGGGGAGCCTTGGTTAATTTAGATGGGAAACTTATCGGTATTAATTCAGCAATCATATCCAGAACAGGTTCGTATGCAGGTTATGGTTTTGCGATCCCTTCCAATATTGTGTCAAAAATCGTGAACGATCTCAAAGAATTTGGCATGGTTCAGCGCGCCTTTATTGAATCAGAAATTATTGACATTGATGAACAGTTAGCTTCAAAGCTGGGTGATGAAAATACCACCGGAGTATATTTGAATAAAATTGTTGCAGAAGGAAATGCTGATTTGGCTGGATTGAAAAAGGAAGACATTATCATTCGTTTTAACGAGGCTAATATAAAAGACAGGGCTGGATTTGATGAGTTACTTGCTTACAGACGCCCGGGAGAAAAAGCAAGACTGGAAGTACTGCGTTCAGGAAAAATAATCAAGCTTGAAATAACCTTGGTAAATTCTGAAGGCAAAACAGAATTGCTTAAAAATACAATGATCGTTTCAGATAGGCTTGGAGCATCTTTTAAAAGCTTGTCAAAAATAGATAAGCAGTATTTTGGAATAGATTATGGAGTACGTGTAAACAATATCAAAGCAGGTATGATGAAAGACCTGAATCTTCCCAACGACTTTATTATTTTGCATGTAAACAACCAGAAGTTTGACAATGCCAAAGAATTGGTACAGGTGCTCGAAAATTCACGAGGCTGGATTAGTGTAAAAGGAATTACTCCAGAAGGGTGGATAGTAACAAGGAGTATTAGAGTTTATTAA
- a CDS encoding DUF1573 domain-containing protein has product KTDITISSMRLPDCLRTEYTPIVLKAGEKRKIEVYFSAYIKEDLGYVFERMQLQTDDPLMPEKELIVVANIIKNIKILSEEELKNTGSIQFDKKEVDFKKIKHGDVKFTEFKFMNTGTDQLVIYDTKTDCGCTATTLGKMRYEPGEEGLIKVTFNSKGKNGSVQQSITVTTNDPNNPEVFLLLRANVESIN; this is encoded by the coding sequence GTAAAACGGATATAACCATATCCAGTATGCGCTTGCCTGATTGCCTCCGTACTGAATATACACCCATTGTATTGAAAGCAGGAGAAAAAAGGAAAATTGAAGTTTATTTTAGTGCTTATATAAAAGAAGATTTGGGCTATGTTTTTGAACGCATGCAATTACAAACTGACGATCCTTTAATGCCTGAAAAGGAATTAATTGTTGTTGCTAATATTATTAAGAATATTAAAATACTAAGCGAAGAGGAACTTAAAAACACGGGAAGCATTCAATTTGATAAAAAAGAGGTTGATTTCAAGAAAATCAAACATGGTGATGTGAAATTTACGGAATTCAAATTTATGAATACGGGAACAGATCAGTTGGTGATTTATGATACCAAGACTGATTGTGGATGCACAGCCACTACACTAGGGAAAATGAGATACGAACCCGGTGAAGAAGGTTTGATAAAAGTTACATTCAATAGCAAAGGGAAAAACGGCTCCGTTCAGCAAAGTATTACTGTTACAACCAATGATCCCAATAATCCAGAGGTTTTTTTATTGTTAAGAGCTAATGTTGAATCGATTAATTAA